The Lycium barbarum isolate Lr01 chromosome 10, ASM1917538v2, whole genome shotgun sequence genome includes a region encoding these proteins:
- the LOC132614016 gene encoding citrate-binding protein-like has protein sequence MVYSSLHLPLLLFTLVQLIVIQNNLFCKADPTDGFTPVTLSQSNYQIQKPYDVPVNQRYSFIDGVHKFWVFKTDKPHTTSSQTKPRCEIRITGHDYSSGVWQFEANGYVPSGSSGVSITQVFGASPTSTTLMLRVYNGDLTYYREVIERNIYNRWFRLNVIHDVGASKLKVYINGILKHEASGRGGDHHYFKFGVYAQDNESDRMESRWREIKLYKK, from the exons ATGGTTTACTCTTCTCTTCATCTCCCGTTGCTATTATTCACTCTTGTCCAACTAATTGTAATCCAAAACAATCTGTTTTGCAAAGCTGATCCTACTGATGGTTTCACTCCTGTAACTCTTAGCCAAAGCAACTACCAAATTCAAAAGCCTTATGATGTGCCTGTGAATCAAAGGTATTCCTTTATCGATGGAGTTCACAAATTCTGGGTTTTCAAGACTGACAAGCCTCATACTACCAGTAGTCAAACAAAACCTCGTTGTGAAATTCGTATAACG GGGCACGATTATTCATCGGGTGTTTGGCAATTTGAGGCAAATGGATATGTTCCAAGCGGTTCATCTGGTGTGTCAATAACGCAAGTATTTGGAGCATCACCAACATCCACAACTCTAATGCTAAGAGTTTACAATGGGGACCTCACTTATTATAGAGAAGTGATTGAACGAAACATTTATAATAGATGGTTCAGGCTAAACGTGATTCATGATGTTGGTGCAAGTAAATTAAAGGTTTATATCAATGGAATTCTCAAGCATGAAGCATCAGGAAGAGGTGGAGACCATCATTATTTTAAGTTTGGAGTTTATGCACAGGATAATGAGTCTGATCGTATGGAGTCTCGGTGGAGAGAAATTAAGCTTTACAAGAAATAA
- the LOC132612786 gene encoding uncharacterized protein LOC132612786, which produces MDFSREELYTVPIWIKLPGLDFKYWSPKGLSKIGSLIGKPLMVDKNTERKIDLNFDRLMVEVGMDSILPDTVTFINERGCLIEQKVSYEWKPTLCKLCKKYGHSEDVCRKKVAPKPVQHIEHIEDEERIVRAAGGKQAGGQQDRKAKQTQTVGTGAQPRNGANTANVAIGKPVGAVKETAPAREQKANDPQGNVIDKSKAISAVNVAWVTPMRGSTTQQQMKDQLKMEEARPFLLVGMASLLSWNVRGLNGPNKQKEVKLLYIEERVGLIGLLETKIKKDKIQQVANNMFGGWNHINNLDYHYNGRIWITWRPDFYQGESCLWAEVVDFATCVDECGLIELPHQGNQYTWSDKGSTERIYSKIDWVFINDEWLNSMPSSRTIFLPEGVSDHCPAKVNLIEGRSRQQRSFLYCNVRGQHPQFLQLVKVGWEIPIQGCKMLQVVKRLKLLKRELKKLNSQNFRNLVQEADTDRADLRLAQSQLQLNPQNQDLQKQERDTYAKFKQSSYLAELYLQQQSKVTWLRLGDDNTRHFHSVIKHRRLKQITTQLRDDHGDLQSDPDAIAKNFLNYYEELLGRRVNNRVQAKEFIWKNGLVLSSDQKLKLIQPFTENDRCSRGYVQD; this is translated from the exons ATGGATTTTTCTAGGGAGGAACTGTACACAGTTCCTATTTGGATAAAGCTACCCGGTCTGGATTTTAAGTATTGGAGCCCTAAGGGACTGAGTAAGATAGGAAGCTTGATTGGAAAGCCTCTAATGGTGGATAAAAACACCGAGAGGAAAATTGACCTTAATTTTGATAGGCTTATGGTTGAAGTGGGAATGGATTCCATATTGCCAGACACAGTTACATTTATAAATGAAAGGGGTTGTCTAATTGAACAAAAAGTGAGTTATGAATGGAAACCAACTCTATGCAAGTTGTGTAAGAAGTATGGCCACTCTGAAGATGTTTGTAGGAAGAAAGTTGCTCCTAAGCCAGTGCAACATATTGAGCATATAGAAGATGAAGAG AGAATAGTAAGAGCAGCTGGTGGAAAACAAGCAGGGGGGCAACAGGATAGGAAGGCAAAACAAACACAGACTGTTGGAACAGGTGCACAGCCACGAAATGGTGCTAACACTGCTAATGTTGCTATTGGTAAACCAGTGGGAGCAGTAAAGGAAACTGCACCAGCGAGAGAACAGAAGGCAAATGATCCTCAGGGGAATGTGATTGACAAATCCAAAGCAATAAGTGCAGTGAATGTTGCATGGGTTACACCAATGAGAGGTTCTACCACTCAGCAACAAATGAAGGATCAA TTGAAAATGGAAGAGGCAAGACCATTCCTACTAGTGGGAATGGCTAGTTTACTAAGCTGGAATGTCAGGGGTTTGAATGGCCCTAATAAGCAAAAGGAGGTTAAGCTCCTTTACATAGAGGAAAGGGTGGGTTTGATAGGCCTACTAGAAACTAAAATAAAGAAGGACAAGATACAGCAAGTTGCAAATAATATGTTTGGTGGTTGGAATCATATAAATAATTTGGATTACCACTATAATGGTAGAATATGGATTACCTGGAGGCCAGATTTCTATCAG GGGGAATCCTGTCTCTGGGCTGAAGTGGTTGATTTTGCTACATGTGTGGATGAGTGTGGATTAATTGAGTTGCCACACCAAGGAAACCAGTACACTTGGAGCGATAAGGGTAGTACCGAGAGAATTTATTCAAAGATTGACTGGGTATTCATAAACGATGAGTGGCTAAACAGTATGCCATCCAGCAGAACTATATTCTTGCCTGAGGGAGTGAGTGATCACTGCCCTGCAAAAGTGAACTTGATTGAGGGACGATCCAGACAGCAGAGATCTTTCTTATACTGTAATGTAAGGGGGCAGCACCCTCAGTTTCTGCAATTGGTGAAAGTAGGTTGGGAAATTCCAATTCAAGGTTGCAAAATGCTGCAAGTAGTCAAAAGGTTGAAACTGTTAAAAAGAGAACTTAAGAAGTTGAATTCTCAAAATTTTAGAAACTTAGTTCAAGAAGCTGATACAGATAGAGCAGATTTGAGGTTGGCCCAGAGCCAGCTACAATTAAACCCACAGAACCAGGATCTTCAAAAGCAGGAGAGAGATACGTATGCAAAATTTAAACAATCTTCTTACCTAGCTGAATTGTACCTGCAGCAACAGAGTAAGGTGACGTGGTTGAGATTAGGGGATGATAACACAAGACATTTCCACTCAGTGATAAAACACAGAAGGTTGAAGCAAATCACTACACAGTTAAGAGATGATCACGGGGATTTGCAATCAGATCCTGATGCTATTGCAAAAAATTTCCTGAATTACTATGAAGAATTATTGGGCAGGAGAGTAAACAATAGAGTGCAAGCTAAAGAATTCATCTGGAAGAATGGTCTAGTTTTGAGTTCAGATCAGAAACTGAAACTAATACAACCTTTCACTGAAAATGATCGATGTTCAAGAGGCTATGTTCAAGATTGA